A single region of the Methanofastidiosum sp. genome encodes:
- a CDS encoding metallophosphoesterase → MDLYPVINKPAIIIESDKRYLVVADLHLGKEYEYYKKGIKVPDVGQKMKADLLKIIKRKNIDELILLGDIKHNLPFTSYFEKMNLPKFLHFDIPVKLIKGNHDGNIEEIVQNEVMKSFKIEDHILTHGHILIGGNNLIMGHVHPVVEFVDSNGKITRLKCFLKIEGGQNVIVLPSFNPVIEGVSINKNEEIPGPYFESGRLEIKNFECYLLDGTYMGKVKDIYF, encoded by the coding sequence ATGGACCTATATCCAGTGATTAATAAACCTGCAATAATCATTGAATCTGATAAAAGATATCTTGTTGTAGCTGACTTACATCTCGGTAAAGAGTACGAATATTACAAAAAGGGGATTAAGGTCCCAGATGTCGGACAAAAAATGAAGGCAGATCTATTAAAAATCATAAAAAGAAAAAATATAGATGAACTTATACTTTTAGGAGATATAAAGCATAATCTTCCATTTACTTCCTATTTTGAAAAAATGAATCTACCTAAGTTCTTACATTTTGATATACCTGTCAAACTGATCAAGGGGAATCATGATGGAAATATAGAAGAAATAGTCCAAAATGAAGTCATGAAATCTTTCAAAATAGAAGATCACATCTTAACTCATGGCCACATACTTATTGGGGGCAACAATTTGATTATGGGCCATGTCCATCCTGTAGTTGAATTTGTTGACTCAAACGGTAAGATAACTCGTTTGAAATGCTTTCTTAAAATAGAAGGAGGCCAAAATGTTATTGTTTTGCCTTCTTTTAATCCAGTTATCGAAGGTGTTTCTATAAACAAGAATGAAGAGATCCCGGGCCCTTATTTTGAAAGTGGTAGATTAGAAATAAAAAATTTTGAGTGTTATCTCTTAGACGGAACTTATATGGGAAAAGTGAAGGATATTTACTTTTGA
- a CDS encoding DEAD/DEAH box helicase: MSFELLGDDIFNVLKEFNFTSPTDIQKSSIPEILKRKNVLLMAPTGSGKTEAAILPLLRLVKDSNAQGIKIIYIAPLRALNRDLLLRLEKIGEAMGITIKARHGDTVQSERRRQSLKPPDILITTPETLQALFTGKKLREHLKSVLAVVVDEIHEIAEDKRGVQLSLALERLERLKSGRIQRIGLSATVGSKEEVARFLVGQEREVQIIQSQIKKEFDIEVETPEIFEEDIMTAENLKISPYVASSIRRIKELIDAHKSILLFVNTRQMAETLSSRFNLMEMNFIDVHHSSLSKETRIDVESRFKNGQIKGIVCTSSMELGIDVGAVDLVIQYGSPRQVSKLLQRVGRAGHKTYLVSKGVILTSDEEICESAVIAKNALNYKIESSQIPEKSLDVLSHQIIGLSMESNEVSIEEAYSIFKKSYPYRNLSYDEFWRVLYFLESIRLIWINNGITYKRSKQGMFYYFENLSMIPDTKQYRVVEVGTGSSLGVLDENFIVSNIEVGGNFIVRGRTWKVLNIEEEKIEVTETRSVGAIPSWEGELIPVPLFVSRDVFEIFDNKTKIDELPLNPDTKEILNDLLDEQSKYFPYSKNSIVIEDIGEFVILHIFNGSKANDTLGRVITSLLAQRFGESIGMRTDPYHIMIKFPPGIKDGGGVVRNTLLELNEDHVIPILDIVLKNTPLFEWKMIQIAKRFGVIRANSEKYLMKNILKLYKNTPLYEETLNELYHDKLEIEPVKQLIRDLKDGKLNIIISKNEEPSTFSRYLLEGSSFELLYPKRPDKEIIKYLKKRLLEKRVTLACLHCRNWKTTLSVNNFEDNPKCPKCGARYIGILRRREDLEIVRKGAKGKIDDEEKKSLKEIKDSADLILPYGKKAIIVLAGIGIGPRTAKRILTKDRKNEEDLLKDILAAERVYARTKMFWQSNKQ, translated from the coding sequence ATGAGTTTTGAGCTTTTAGGAGATGACATTTTCAATGTTTTGAAAGAGTTTAATTTTACTTCACCTACCGATATCCAGAAAAGCTCAATTCCAGAAATATTAAAAAGAAAAAATGTATTATTGATGGCTCCAACAGGTTCAGGAAAAACTGAAGCTGCCATTCTTCCTCTTCTAAGACTTGTCAAGGATAGTAATGCCCAAGGAATAAAGATTATCTATATAGCTCCACTAAGGGCCCTCAATAGAGATCTTCTTCTGAGGCTTGAAAAAATAGGCGAAGCGATGGGGATTACAATCAAAGCAAGACATGGTGACACAGTCCAAAGTGAGAGGAGAAGGCAAAGTCTGAAGCCTCCAGATATATTGATTACTACCCCAGAAACACTTCAAGCACTCTTCACTGGTAAGAAGTTGAGAGAACATCTCAAATCTGTTTTGGCTGTCGTCGTTGATGAAATCCATGAAATTGCAGAAGATAAAAGGGGGGTTCAATTAAGTCTGGCGCTTGAGAGGCTAGAAAGGCTAAAGAGCGGCAGAATCCAGAGGATTGGACTTTCTGCAACTGTTGGCTCAAAGGAGGAAGTTGCAAGATTTTTAGTGGGCCAAGAAAGAGAAGTTCAAATAATTCAATCTCAAATAAAAAAAGAGTTTGACATTGAAGTTGAAACCCCAGAAATCTTTGAAGAAGATATAATGACTGCAGAAAATCTAAAAATATCGCCTTATGTCGCATCATCAATACGAAGGATTAAGGAGTTAATTGATGCTCACAAAAGCATTCTTCTTTTTGTTAATACTCGTCAAATGGCTGAGACTCTTTCTTCAAGATTTAACCTTATGGAAATGAATTTTATTGATGTGCACCATTCATCTCTCTCCAAAGAAACTAGAATTGATGTTGAAAGTAGATTCAAGAATGGGCAAATAAAAGGAATAGTCTGTACTTCAAGCATGGAACTTGGGATAGATGTCGGCGCCGTTGATCTAGTTATCCAGTATGGTAGCCCAAGACAAGTATCAAAGCTTTTGCAGAGAGTTGGCAGGGCAGGTCACAAAACTTATCTTGTTTCTAAAGGAGTAATACTTACAAGTGACGAAGAGATATGCGAATCTGCAGTAATAGCAAAAAATGCATTGAACTATAAGATTGAAAGCTCACAAATACCGGAAAAATCACTTGATGTTCTATCTCACCAAATAATAGGCCTTTCCATGGAAAGTAACGAAGTATCAATTGAAGAAGCTTACTCTATCTTTAAAAAATCCTATCCTTACAGAAATTTGAGTTATGATGAATTTTGGAGAGTTCTCTACTTTTTAGAAAGCATAAGGCTGATTTGGATCAATAACGGAATAACTTACAAAAGGTCCAAGCAAGGAATGTTTTATTATTTTGAAAACCTATCAATGATACCAGATACGAAACAGTATAGGGTTGTTGAAGTAGGAACTGGTTCATCTCTTGGTGTACTCGATGAGAACTTTATTGTTTCGAATATTGAAGTTGGCGGTAATTTTATAGTTCGGGGAAGAACCTGGAAGGTATTAAATATTGAAGAGGAAAAAATTGAAGTCACTGAGACTAGATCTGTTGGCGCAATTCCTTCTTGGGAAGGTGAACTCATACCAGTCCCATTGTTTGTTTCCAGAGATGTTTTTGAAATTTTTGATAATAAAACAAAAATAGATGAGTTGCCATTAAATCCAGATACAAAAGAAATTCTAAATGATTTGCTTGATGAGCAGTCAAAATATTTCCCTTATTCTAAGAATTCAATAGTCATCGAAGATATAGGTGAGTTTGTCATCCTGCATATCTTTAACGGCTCTAAAGCAAACGATACACTGGGTAGGGTCATTACCTCCCTTCTTGCACAGAGATTTGGGGAGTCAATAGGGATGAGGACAGACCCGTATCACATAATGATAAAATTCCCTCCCGGGATCAAAGATGGTGGTGGCGTAGTGAGAAATACACTTCTTGAACTAAATGAGGACCACGTGATACCTATCCTTGACATTGTCTTAAAAAATACTCCTTTATTTGAATGGAAGATGATCCAGATAGCAAAGAGATTTGGAGTTATAAGAGCAAACTCTGAGAAATATTTAATGAAGAACATACTAAAACTCTATAAGAATACCCCGCTTTATGAAGAAACATTAAATGAGCTATACCACGATAAACTCGAGATTGAACCTGTAAAGCAATTAATACGAGATCTGAAAGATGGGAAACTAAATATTATTATAAGCAAAAACGAAGAACCATCAACCTTTTCAAGATATCTTCTTGAAGGCTCATCATTTGAACTTTTGTATCCAAAAAGGCCTGATAAAGAGATTATAAAATATTTGAAGAAGAGACTACTTGAAAAAAGGGTTACACTTGCTTGCCTTCACTGCAGAAACTGGAAGACGACCCTTTCTGTAAATAACTTTGAGGATAATCCAAAATGCCCCAAATGCGGTGCACGGTATATTGGAATTTTGAGGAGAAGGGAGGACCTCGAAATAGTCCGAAAAGGCGCCAAAGGAAAAATAGATGATGAAGAAAAGAAGAGCTTGAAGGAGATTAAAGATTCTGCAGATTTAATTCTCCCCTATGGGAAAAAGGCGATTATCGTTCTAGCAGGGATTGGAATAGGTCCAAGAACAGCTAAAAGAATTCTAACAAAGGATAGAAAAAATGAGGAAGATCTCTTAAAAGATATTCTTGCCGCTGAAAGAGTATATGCTAGGACAAAGATGTTCTGGCAATCAAACAAACAATAA
- the asd gene encoding aspartate-semialdehyde dehydrogenase produces MEKINVGVIGATGMVGQNYIILLDNHPWFNVTYVAASPKSAGKSYEEAVMGKWQMVTDPPEKVRKLIVGDANDVSQAVGKCALVFSALEMEKEKIKDLEASYAKAGIPVFSNASANRHVDNVPMLIPEINSNHIEIIPEQKRVNGWDKGFIVVKPNCSLQSYMTPVYALVKAGYEVKRMIITTMQAVSGAGYPGVPSLDMIDNIVPLISGEEEKSEVEPQKIMGKIVNGKIVNDTSMAISAHCNRVPVIDGHTACVSLEFGANKPSLEEIKKIWKDFRSEPQELNLPFAPKQPIIYREEPNRPQPRKDRDSDKGMAATVGRLRECKVFDIRFVCLSHNTVRGAAGGGILNAELLKAKGYL; encoded by the coding sequence ATGGAAAAGATAAACGTAGGCGTAATTGGAGCTACTGGAATGGTAGGCCAAAATTACATAATATTATTGGATAATCATCCTTGGTTTAATGTGACATATGTCGCAGCGTCACCCAAAAGTGCGGGCAAAAGCTACGAAGAGGCGGTAATGGGAAAATGGCAGATGGTTACAGACCCTCCAGAAAAAGTAAGAAAACTTATAGTTGGAGATGCAAATGACGTAAGTCAAGCAGTTGGAAAATGTGCCTTAGTTTTTTCTGCCCTTGAAATGGAAAAGGAAAAAATCAAAGATCTTGAAGCATCATATGCTAAAGCTGGAATACCAGTTTTTTCAAACGCTTCTGCCAATAGACACGTTGACAATGTACCAATGTTAATCCCTGAAATTAACAGTAACCATATTGAAATAATCCCTGAACAGAAGAGGGTAAACGGTTGGGACAAAGGATTCATAGTTGTAAAACCAAACTGCTCATTACAAAGTTACATGACACCTGTTTATGCTTTAGTTAAAGCTGGATATGAAGTTAAGAGAATGATAATTACTACAATGCAGGCTGTTTCTGGAGCGGGGTACCCTGGCGTACCTTCTCTTGATATGATAGACAATATAGTTCCTCTTATATCTGGAGAAGAAGAAAAATCGGAAGTAGAGCCACAGAAAATTATGGGCAAGATTGTAAATGGAAAGATTGTAAACGATACAAGCATGGCAATTTCTGCTCACTGCAACAGAGTTCCAGTAATCGATGGTCACACAGCATGTGTAAGTCTAGAATTTGGCGCGAATAAACCTTCTCTTGAAGAGATCAAAAAAATATGGAAAGATTTCCGCTCTGAACCACAGGAGTTAAACTTGCCTTTTGCCCCAAAACAACCGATTATTTACAGAGAAGAACCTAACAGACCCCAGCCAAGAAAAGATAGAGACTCAGACAAAGGGATGGCTGCCACAGTTGGAAGACTCAGAGAATGTAAGGTATTCGATATCAGATTCGTCTGTCTTTCTCACAACACAGTTAGAGGGGCTGCAGGCGGGGGAATATTAAACGCTGAACTTCTAAAAGCAAAAGGATATCTTTGA
- a CDS encoding energy-coupling factor transporter transmembrane protein EcfT, producing MIKYSMYVKESSFFHSLDPRTKIVILSSIFGLALLYKDPLYLGTIAVSVLLMIKFLCKIKIRRLAAYIKPILPLILMSLILWPFFQPTGKIIFEYWRISVSEDGIRMGLAMTFRIFAIITGTFLLLMTTLQRDLVLGLMKFKVPYEYCLTLAISLRYVPTLAGITYTIMDAQRSRGLELDKGPIFKRIRNYIPIITPLIIGSIRMAEELAIAIESRGFGYGERTFLNEISLKKRDYITMAFSILILGLGTYIRVLGYGSMTFV from the coding sequence ATGATAAAGTATTCTATGTATGTCAAGGAATCTTCATTTTTTCATAGCCTTGACCCAAGAACAAAAATAGTGATTCTTTCATCTATATTTGGTCTTGCCCTTCTATACAAAGATCCACTTTATCTTGGCACCATAGCTGTTTCAGTTTTATTGATGATAAAATTTCTCTGCAAAATCAAAATAAGAAGACTTGCAGCATACATAAAACCAATACTCCCACTCATTTTAATGTCATTAATTTTATGGCCATTTTTCCAACCAACAGGCAAGATAATCTTTGAATATTGGAGGATAAGCGTGAGTGAAGACGGCATAAGAATGGGGCTTGCAATGACTTTTAGGATCTTTGCAATAATCACTGGCACATTTCTCCTTTTAATGACAACACTTCAGCGTGACCTTGTCCTCGGTTTAATGAAATTTAAGGTACCTTACGAATACTGTTTGACTTTGGCTATATCCTTAAGATATGTCCCTACACTGGCTGGAATCACATATACAATAATGGATGCACAGAGGTCAAGAGGACTTGAGCTAGATAAAGGCCCAATATTCAAAAGAATAAGAAACTACATCCCAATAATTACTCCATTAATAATAGGTTCAATAAGAATGGCCGAAGAGCTTGCAATAGCTATAGAGTCTAGAGGATTTGGATACGGAGAAAGGACATTTTTAAATGAGATCTCTCTTAAGAAAAGGGATTACATAACTATGGCCTTTTCTATTCTCATCCTGGGGCTTGGAACATATATCCGAGTTTTGGGATATGGCAGCATGACATTTGTCTGA
- a CDS encoding AAA family ATPase: MESSDLKKTEKVRAYLKEEYEYFDLVQVLKEKGFSQKVLEKEEIKELIASSQEVINQIQHERGMLKNEIKTFLEGRINRLEQRIRELNEPPFLIGIYVRPLDREGMHEIFDYVNYRIIAYMIDDLEVNKGDKIRYKFIEAKDGGRFVILERHPGKVDTTLGEILKIEGRYATIRFDTYHEMMLDIGDFVDSKNPYLKAGATVTLFGNSKDWEILDIKINVKYGDDLLLEKKPKVKREEVGGLDEAILEIDQAVGSALSYDFIREKVQKLKIERTKGIMLYGPPGCGKTLIARYAASISSRNFINVDKELRSKWFGETQQNIEELFKYAEEKAPSVLFFDEFDSLVPERESGSEAARLENPIVNKFLQLLDGLEEMGDVIIIIATNRPDIIDSAILRPGRIDKHIRIGRPDTRDSGEKILEIYLKPDQLIPHPSEIEKYGSLKKFTEVMKETILDELYEKNRICNIEKLGLINVPIKETISGAMIKNIVIKTKKYYINRLDKYAKLIDIINNIYHSKLYVEKTCEVLCSNIINECYEVSKELGETADKVINAIKKDLFIDMSEKIEEGHLLKRIEEYIDHNEGMLIEDAINAIDEDCGKIQK; the protein is encoded by the coding sequence GTGGAATCTTCTGATTTAAAAAAGACAGAAAAGGTTAGGGCATATCTAAAAGAAGAATATGAGTATTTTGACCTTGTCCAAGTGTTAAAGGAAAAAGGATTTTCTCAAAAAGTGCTTGAAAAGGAAGAAATTAAAGAACTCATAGCTTCTTCTCAAGAAGTAATAAACCAGATACAGCATGAGCGAGGAATGCTAAAAAATGAAATCAAGACTTTCCTTGAAGGCCGCATTAACAGACTTGAGCAGAGAATTAGAGAATTAAACGAGCCTCCGTTTCTGATTGGTATTTATGTAAGACCTCTTGACCGAGAAGGGATGCACGAGATTTTCGATTATGTAAACTATAGAATAATAGCCTACATGATTGATGACCTAGAGGTGAACAAAGGAGATAAGATAAGATACAAGTTCATTGAGGCAAAAGATGGCGGAAGATTTGTAATTCTCGAAAGACACCCTGGCAAAGTCGATACAACACTTGGTGAGATACTAAAGATTGAAGGTAGATATGCAACAATAAGATTTGATACTTATCATGAGATGATGTTGGATATTGGGGATTTTGTGGATTCTAAAAATCCTTACCTTAAAGCCGGGGCCACAGTAACCTTATTTGGAAATTCAAAAGACTGGGAAATACTTGATATAAAGATTAATGTGAAATATGGTGATGATCTTCTTCTTGAGAAGAAACCTAAGGTAAAACGAGAAGAAGTAGGTGGTCTTGACGAGGCAATTTTAGAAATTGATCAGGCCGTTGGGTCTGCTCTGAGTTATGATTTTATCAGAGAAAAAGTACAAAAATTAAAAATCGAGAGGACTAAAGGAATCATGCTTTATGGGCCACCTGGATGCGGTAAAACATTAATTGCACGTTATGCAGCCTCTATTTCTTCGAGAAATTTCATCAATGTTGACAAAGAGCTTAGAAGCAAATGGTTTGGAGAGACTCAGCAAAACATTGAGGAATTATTCAAGTATGCAGAGGAAAAGGCACCATCCGTTTTATTCTTTGATGAATTTGACAGTCTAGTGCCAGAAAGAGAAAGTGGGTCAGAGGCAGCAAGACTTGAGAACCCAATAGTAAATAAATTTTTACAACTTCTTGACGGCCTTGAGGAAATGGGAGACGTTATTATTATAATAGCCACAAACAGACCGGATATAATTGACTCTGCAATTCTAAGGCCCGGAAGAATCGATAAGCACATCAGAATTGGAAGGCCGGACACAAGAGATTCTGGAGAAAAAATCCTGGAAATATACCTAAAGCCAGACCAATTAATCCCTCATCCATCTGAAATTGAAAAATATGGATCCCTCAAGAAATTCACTGAAGTCATGAAAGAAACAATATTGGACGAGCTTTATGAGAAGAACAGAATTTGTAACATTGAAAAACTCGGGCTTATCAATGTTCCAATAAAGGAAACTATATCGGGTGCGATGATAAAAAATATTGTTATAAAAACAAAGAAGTACTATATAAATAGGCTTGATAAATACGCTAAATTAATCGATATAATAAACAATATTTACCATAGCAAGCTGTATGTTGAAAAAACATGTGAAGTGCTCTGTTCAAACATCATCAATGAATGTTACGAAGTTTCAAAAGAGCTTGGGGAAACTGCTGATAAAGTGATAAATGCAATCAAAAAAGACTTATTCATCGACATGTCTGAGAAAATTGAAGAGGGGCACCTGTTAAAGAGAATTGAAGAATACATAGACCATAACGAGGGAATGTTAATTGAAGACGCGATAAATGCCATAGATGAAGATTGTGGTAAAATTCAAAAGTAA